From a single Nicotiana tomentosiformis chromosome 2, ASM39032v3, whole genome shotgun sequence genomic region:
- the LOC104110646 gene encoding cysteine desulfurase, mitochondrial has translation MFSKFLTTALGRSILKPCGSHGRLRQFSTAAAAVVEPYEEETTGITMKGVKISGRPLYLDMQATSPIDPRVLDAMLPYYLSRFGNPHSRTHLYGWESDQAVEAARAQVSALINASPKEIIFTSGATESNNISVKGVLHFYRDKKRHVITTQTEHKCVLDSCRHLQQEGFDVTYLPVESDGLVDLEKFRAAIRPDTGLVSVMMVNNEIGVIQPMEEIGKICKEFNVPFHTDAAQALGKIPIDVEKMNISLMSLSGHKIYGPKGVGALYIRRRPRIRVEPQMNGGGQERGIRSGTVPTPLVVGFGAACELAMKEMEYDDQRIKGLQERLLNGIRSKIDGVVVNGSVERRYAGNLNLSFAYVEGESLLMGLKEVAVSSGSACTSASLEPSYVLRALGVEEDMAHTSIRYGIGRFTTEQEIDRAMDLTVKQVEKLREMSPLYEMVKEGIDIKSIQWAQH, from the coding sequence ATGTTCTCGAAATTTCTAACGACAGCGCTAGGGCGCAGTATCCTTAAACCCTGCGGCAGCCACGGCCGTCTCCGCCAGTTTTCCACGGCGGCAGCGGCGGTTGTGGAGCCGTACGAGGAAGAAACTACCGGCATCACGATGAAAGGTGTGAAAATCTCCGGCAGACCTCTGTACCTAGATATGCAGGCAACTTCTCCTATTGATCCTAGGGTTCTCGACGCTATGCTGCCTTACTATCTCTCCCGTTTCGGGAATCCCCATTCGCGAACTCACCTTTACGGCTGGGAATCAGATCAGGCCGTTGAGGCGGCTCGAGCCCAAGTTTCAGCCCTAATTAATGCATCCCCAAAGGAGATAATTTTCACCTCCGGTGCTACTGAGTCCAATAATATTTCAGTTAAGGGGGTTTTACATTTTTATAGGGATAAGAAGCGACATGTTATTACTACTCAAACGGAGCATAAATGTGTGCTTGATTCTTGCCGTCACTTGCAGCAAGAGGGGTTTGATGTAACTTACCTTCCAGTTGAGTCCGATGGACTTGTGGACCTAGAAAAGTTTCGGGCTGCTATACGGCCTGATACGGGTTTGGTATCAGTTATGATGGTGAATAATGAAATAGGTGTGATTCAGCCCATGGAGGAAATTGGGAAAATTTGCAAAGAATTTAATGTTCCCTTTCATACTGATGCTGCACAAGCGTTGGGGAAGATTCCAATTGATGTGGAGAAGATGAATATAAGCTTGATGTCGTTAAGTGGGCATAAAATTTATGGGCCGAAAGGTGTTGGAGCTTTGTATATTAGGCGTAGGCCAAGGATTAGGGTTGAGCCACAGATGAATGGGGGTGGACAAGAAAGAGGGATTAGGAGTGGGACTGTGCCTACTCCTTTGGTGGTAGGGTTTGGGGCAGCTTGTGAGCTTGCGATGAAGGAGATGGAATATGATGACCAGAGGATTAAGGGTTTGCAAGAGAGGTTGCTGAATGGGATAAGGTCTAAGATTGATGGGGTTGTTGTTAATGGGAGTGTTGAAAGGCGATATGCCGGGAATTTGAACTTATCTTTTGCATATGTGGAAGGTGAGAGCTTGTTGATGGGTTTGAAGGAAGTTGCTGTATCGAGTGGAAGTGCATGTACCAGTGCAAGTTTGGAGCCCTCTTATGTGTTGAGGGCGTTGGGAGTTGAAGAAGACATGGCCCATACTTCGATTCGATATGGAATTGGGAGGTTTACTACTGAGCAAGAGATTGATCGTGCGATGGATCTTACGGTCAAGCAGGTTGAGAAGTTGAGGGAAATGAGTCCGCTCTATGAAATGGTTAAAGAGGGGATTGATATAAAGAGTATCCAGTGGGCGCAGCATTAG
- the LOC104110647 gene encoding uncharacterized protein, giving the protein MFKYSPRRNQRNKGFKVKHALQICVLVGVCIWLLYQVQHSRTKKASYEQNTSVSEKVQSENDVIRLGRKDLQPQKKEEEIDDEKLKEVTEEEEGKSFNDDTKVDEHDLDLEKSAQDSEQKGDSVDEDAGTEKIHENEARGEDNAEAESKENTEDGKGESNEEATDMNTNNSETREEESEKDQGKLSGVEGEENKDQEIEKEEKDVKENNDKESESEDGKEKVAEGNVDAETDVKEEKVESEESGSEDISKNKSEEAVENESEKKSAELEESNEEKVKENDESKEEKNEGDSRENDEVNKEKEENQNKNEESGSSGEDKVHDENDRTSEAATVENGKDESSLVKETSDSENMTGTEGDGNVAVNNEEQSKKGEDELQDDKNKNEGSDESLNKSEADAGENKMVEQSSSSDANAAGEASNGSNSEDNSNPAAGNNEATSQQTETGNAASETNQNENNSSDNSDAAAGTNEANEHQQGNENSASHTQNENNTSDNSNPAAGNENNSSDDSNPAAETNEANKQQQENDSSASGTKQNEKNSGEDSNSAEGTNEANKQQQENEKNAANAAASVGDGTQNISNDQQSEKSDSNSSANEESVTSSNSSESVVSVDQNGNSVTAGATEKSTGSGNDQNEANQKSDANSDSGSENKINPSNDNDETDTDQNKSNDSSSSNGNPDDSQQSQVESTNSAIPQEETEARTDLGTLPQTGTEGNSHEEAAAE; this is encoded by the coding sequence ATGTTCAAGTATTCACCACGTAGAAACCAGAGAAATAAAGGATTCAAGGTAAAGCATGCTCTTCAGATATGTGTACTTGTAGGTGTTTGTATCTGGCTACTTTACCAAGTCCAGCACTCACGTACCAAGAAAGCATCTTATGAACAAAACACAAGTGTCTCAGAGAAGGTACAAAGTGAGAATGATGTTATCAGGTTAGGTCGAAAGGACCTCCAACCTCAAAAGAAGGAAGAAGAAATTGACGATGAGAAGCTGAAGGAGGTGACAGAGGAAGAAGAGGGTAAAAGTTTCAACGACGATACCAAAGTGGACGAGCATGATCTTGATCTAGAAAAATCAGCACAGGATAGTGAGCAGAAAGGGGATTCAGTGGATGAGGATGCAGGAACGGAGAAAATCCACGAGAATGAAGCAAGAGGAGAAGACAATGCTGAAGCAGAAAGCAAAGAGAATACGGAAGATGGCAAAGGTGAGAGTAATGAGGAAGCCACTGACATGAACACCAACAACAGTGAAACTAGAGAAGAAGAAAGTGAGAAAGATCAGGGAAAGCTAAGTGGCGTTGAGGGTGAAGAAAATAAGGACCAGGAAATAGAAAAGGAAGAGAAGGATGTTAAAGAAAACAATGACAAGGAAAGTGAAAGTGAAGATGGTAAAGAGAAGGTAGCTGAGGGAAACGTTGATGCAGAAACTGATGTGAAGGAAGAGAAGGTAGAAAGTGAAGAGAGTGGAAGTGAAGATATCTCTAAGAATAAAAGCGAAGAAGCAGTTGAAAATGAAAGCGAAAAGAAGTCAGCAGAGTTGGAGGAAAGTAATGAGGAAAAAGTAAAAGAGAATGATgagagcaaagaagagaagaatgaGGGAGATAGCAGAGAGAACGATGAAGTCAACAAAGAGAAGGAAGAGAACCAAAACAAAAATGAAGAATCTGGCTCATCAGGAGAAGATAAGGTTCATGATGAAAACGATAGGACAAGTGAGGCTGCAACCGTAGAAAACGGCAAGGACGAGAGTTCATTGGTCAAAGAGACTTCAGATTCTGAAAACATGACAGGGACAGAAGGAGATGGTAATGTAGCCGTGAACAATGAGGAGCAATCTAAGAAGGGAGAAGATGAGTTGCAGGACGATAAAAACAAGAACGAGGGAAGTGATGAAAGTCTGAACAAGTCGGAGGCAGATGCTGGAGAAAATAAGATGGTTGAACAAAGTAGTTCTTCAGATGCAAATGCTGCTGGAGAAGCGAGTAACGGAAGCAACAGTGAGGACAATTCTAATCCTGCGGCAGGAAACAATGAAGCGACTAGCCAGCAGACAGAAACTGGCAATGCTGCCTCTGAGACCAATCAAAATGAAAACAACAGTAGTGATAACTCCGATGCTGCAGCTGGAACCAACGAAGCCAATGAACATCAGCAAGGAAATGAAAACTCTGCCTCTCATACCCAAAATGAGAACAACACTAGTGATAACTCAAATCCTGCAGCAGGAAATGAGAACAACTCTAGTGATGACTCCAATCCTGCAGCAGAAACCAATGAAGCCAATAAGCAGCAGCAGGAAAATGACAGTTCTGCCTCTGGTACCAAACAAAATGAGAAGAACTCTGGTGAAGACTCCAATTCTGCAGAAGGAACCAATGAAGCCAACAAACAGCAGCAGGAGAATGAGAAGAACGCAGCCAACGCGGCTGCTTCTGTTGGAGATGGCACACAGAACATTTCAAATGACCAGCAGTCTGAGAAAAGTGATTCAAACTCCTCAGCAAATGAAGAATCAGTCACAAGCTCAAACAGCTCTGAATCTGTTGTATCAGTTGACCAAAATGGCAACTCTGTTACAGCTGGGGCAACTGAGAAATCAACAGGAAGTGGGAACGACCAAAATGAGGCAAACCAGAAATCAGACGCTAATTCTGATTCAGGTTCTGAGAATAAAATCAATCCCTCAAATGACAATGACGAGACAGACACAGATCAAAACAAATCGAATGATTCTTCCAGCTCAAATGGCAATCCTGATGATAGCCAGCAAAGCCAAGTTGAGTCGACAAATTCTGCAATTCCTCAAGAGGAGACAGAGGCTCGTACGGATCTGGGTACGTTGCCACAGACAGGAACCGAGGGGAACAGCCATGAAGAAGCTGCAGCAGAGTAA